The following coding sequences are from one Ruminococcus flavefaciens AE3010 window:
- a CDS encoding PP2C family serine/threonine-protein phosphatase has translation MAKTLSFAQTSIGASHLSRDIICQDSSLAADYEKYSFAAAADGHGSPCYLRTERGSKYAVECAAECVSEFLDGIENAAEMLADQRQREELFNQLWRSIIARWHDKTEQDFKNEPFTEEEYSRIPEKYAYYKKRYENGEYIGAYGTTLVFAVVTDDYAFGAQIGDGKCVVIDGDSNVFAPIPEDPRCYENVTTSMCQDDAALSARFFYLPKGFMPAAVFLCTDGVENSYWNEEQLFSFFRGLALTIVENGMEDGIAQLAEFLPAMTKKGSGDDVTCSGIINMPKLSACSDGIREDLAEAAAIAEEAVPENMEYDDETSQQVISDVENGELRIENEECAGTEETDSDPVNEE, from the coding sequence ATGGCAAAAACACTTTCCTTTGCTCAGACAAGCATAGGTGCTTCACATCTCAGCAGAGATATTATTTGTCAGGACAGCTCCCTTGCGGCGGACTATGAGAAATACTCATTTGCTGCGGCGGCTGACGGTCACGGCAGCCCATGCTATCTCCGCACCGAAAGAGGCTCGAAGTATGCTGTGGAATGTGCGGCGGAGTGCGTGAGCGAGTTCCTTGACGGCATCGAAAACGCGGCGGAAATGCTTGCGGATCAGCGTCAGCGTGAGGAGCTATTCAATCAGCTCTGGCGCAGCATCATCGCCCGCTGGCACGACAAGACGGAGCAGGACTTCAAGAACGAGCCCTTTACCGAGGAGGAGTACAGCCGTATCCCCGAGAAGTACGCCTACTACAAAAAGCGCTACGAGAACGGCGAGTACATCGGCGCCTACGGGACCACGCTGGTATTTGCGGTAGTCACCGACGACTATGCTTTCGGAGCTCAGATAGGCGACGGAAAATGCGTGGTGATAGACGGCGACAGCAATGTTTTTGCGCCTATCCCCGAGGATCCCCGCTGCTATGAGAACGTTACCACATCAATGTGTCAGGACGACGCGGCACTTTCGGCAAGATTCTTCTATCTGCCAAAGGGCTTTATGCCTGCGGCAGTATTCCTGTGTACTGACGGTGTGGAGAACTCCTACTGGAACGAGGAGCAGCTTTTCAGCTTCTTCCGCGGACTTGCTCTTACTATAGTTGAAAACGGCATGGAGGACGGCATAGCTCAGCTTGCAGAGTTCCTGCCTGCAATGACTAAAAAGGGCAGCGGCGACGACGTTACCTGCTCGGGTATAATCAATATGCCCAAGCTCAGCGCCTGCTCGGACGGCATACGGGAGGACCTTGCGGAGGCAGCAGCCATTGCTGAGGAAGCTGTTCCCGAGAATATGGAGTACGACGACGAGACCTCTCAGCAGGTCATCTCAGATGTTGAAAATGGAGAATTGAGAATTGAGAATGAAGAATGTGCTGGGACGGAAGAAACTGACAGTGATCCTGTAAATGAAGAATGA
- a CDS encoding vWA domain-containing protein: MPGLDDYAPAVRKVMTLFYVIDTSGSMQGSKIGQVESALEEVMQTLQEISDESDDAEIKIAVLEFSTGASWVTPEPVSPEGYRFKTFEACGVTDLGAACKELDKKLSRNEFLQTAAGAYPPVILLFSDGGPTDNWESGLDALKKNNWYKRSIKIAFAIGDDADRDVLARFSGSSETVLDVKNKDQLRLMIEKASVITSVFASHSSTVDSDTDPVEISKKLAEDVQTQTSEALSDANTADWDESDW; this comes from the coding sequence ATGCCCGGTTTAGACGATTACGCACCTGCTGTCAGAAAGGTCATGACACTTTTCTATGTCATCGATACTTCGGGAAGTATGCAGGGCAGCAAAATAGGACAAGTAGAATCAGCACTTGAAGAAGTTATGCAGACATTACAGGAAATAAGCGACGAGAGCGATGACGCTGAGATCAAGATCGCAGTTCTTGAATTCTCCACAGGCGCTTCATGGGTGACTCCCGAGCCTGTTTCACCCGAGGGATACCGCTTCAAGACCTTTGAAGCCTGCGGCGTTACCGACCTTGGCGCTGCCTGCAAGGAGCTTGACAAAAAGCTCTCACGAAATGAATTCCTACAGACTGCCGCAGGCGCTTATCCGCCTGTAATACTCCTTTTCAGTGACGGCGGTCCTACAGATAACTGGGAGAGCGGCCTGGACGCTCTCAAAAAGAATAACTGGTACAAGCGCTCTATCAAGATAGCCTTCGCTATCGGCGACGACGCTGACAGAGACGTTCTTGCACGCTTCTCGGGAAGCTCAGAGACAGTTCTCGATGTCAAGAACAAGGATCAGCTCCGCCTTATGATCGAAAAGGCAAGCGTTATCACCAGTGTATTCGCAAGCCATTCAAGCACAGTTGACAGCGACACAGATCCTGTCGAGATATCAAAGAAGCTGGCTGAGGACGTTCAGACTCAGACATCAGAGGCTCTCAGCGACGCCAATACCGCCGATTGGGACGAATCGGACTGGTAA